GGAAGCGGGCCACGGCCACCGCCCTCGGGCTGCTGGAACGGGTCGGCCTGGGCGGCCGGGGTTCCGACTACCCCCGGCAGCTCTCCGGCGGCCAGCAGCAGCGCGTCGCGATCGCCCGGGCCCTCGCCATGGAACCCGAGCTGCTGCTGTTCGACGAGCCCACCAGCGCGCTCGACCCGGAGCTGGTCGGCGAGGTGCTCGCGGTGATGAAGGACCTCGCCGACACCGGGATGACCATGATCGTGGTGACCCACGAGATCGGTTTCGCCCGCGAGGTCGCCGACACCGTGGTCTTCCTGGACGGCGGCCGGATCATCGAGACCGGGCCGCCCGCCGAGGTGCTGGACCGCCCGCGGCACGAGCGCTCCCGCGCCTTCCTGGCGGCCGTCCTGTGACCGCCCGACCGGCGGTCTGACCCCGGTCCACCGCCGACAGCGCCATCTCCCCACCA
The Streptacidiphilus albus JL83 genome window above contains:
- a CDS encoding amino acid ABC transporter ATP-binding protein, with the translated sequence MSAADAALVRIRGLRKSFGAQPVLDGVDLDVRRGEVAVLLGPSGAGKSTLLRSVNHLERPDAGFVEVGGEIIGYRHQGGRLHELGHRAITRQRARVGMVFQQFNLFPHLTVVENIIEAPVAVHRVPRKRATATALGLLERVGLGGRGSDYPRQLSGGQQQRVAIARALAMEPELLLFDEPTSALDPELVGEVLAVMKDLADTGMTMIVVTHEIGFAREVADTVVFLDGGRIIETGPPAEVLDRPRHERSRAFLAAVL